From the Amblyraja radiata isolate CabotCenter1 chromosome 26, sAmbRad1.1.pri, whole genome shotgun sequence genome, one window contains:
- the psmd12 gene encoding 26S proteasome non-ATPase regulatory subunit 12, producing MTDGTERADGKIVKMDMDYSSAVDQQLPECEKMAQDGRLQEAIDNLLSLEKQTRTASDMASTSRILVAIVKMCYDAKDWDVLNENIVFLSKRRSQLKQAVTKMVQECYTYVSQITDLPIKLRLIDTLRTVTAGKIYVEIERARLTKHLAMIKEEAGELKDAAAILQELQVETYGSMEKKEKVEFILEQMRLCVAIKDYIRTQIISKKINTKFFKGENTEDLKLKYYNLMIHVDQHEGSYLSICKHYRAIYDTPCIEADTTKWQQALKSVVLYVILAPYDNEQSDLVHRISQDKKLEELPKYRDLLKLFTTMELMRWNSLEEDYSQELRGELAENACTDVFSNTEEGNKRWKDLKNRVVEHNIRIMAKYYTRITMKRMAELLDLSINESEEFLSNLVVNKTIYAKVDRLAGIINFQRPKDPNDILNDWSHKLNSLMSLVNKTTHLIAKEEMIHNLQ from the exons ATGACGGACGGAACTGAACGAGCCGATGGCAAGATTGTAAAAATGGATATGGATTATAGTTCTGCTGTAGACCAGCAGCTCCCAGAGTGCGAGAAAATGGCCCAA GATGGAAGACTGCAGGAAGCTATTGATAATCTTCTGTCATTGGAAAAGCAGACTCGAACA GCTTCTGATATGGCATCCACATCAAGAATCCTTGTTGCAATAGTGAAAATGTGTTATGATGCAAAAGACTGGGATGTACTCAATGAAAATATCGTATTTTTGTCGAAAAGGAGAAGTCAGTTAAAACAG GCAGTTACAAAGATGGTCCAGGAGTGCTACACGTATGTCAGTCAGATTACCGACTTACCTATCAAATTGAGACTGATAGACACTTTGCGCACTGTCACAGCTGGAAAG ATCTATGTGGAAATTGAGCGTGCCCGGTTAACCAAACACTTGGCCATGATAAAGGAGGAAGCTGGAGAGCTGAAAGACGCTGCTGCCATTTTGCAGGAACTTCAG GTTGAAACTTACGGCTCAATGGAGAAGAAGGAGAAGGTTGAGTTTATCTTGGAACAAATGAGACTCTGCGTGGCTATAAAGGATTACATTCGAACACAAATCATCAgcaaaaaaataaacacaaagttcTTCAAGGGGGAAAATACTGAG GACTTGAAGTTAAAATACTACAACCTAATGATTCATGTTGACCAGCATGAAGGATCCTATTTGTCTATATGTAAACACTATCGTGCCATCTATGATACACCTTGTATCGAAGCTGATACCACAAAATGGCAACAG GCATTGAAGAGTGTTGTTCTCTACGTCATCCTGGCACCTTATGACAATGAACAATCTGATCTCGTCCATAGAATCAGCCAGGACAAAAAACTTGAAGAGCTACCTAAGTACAG GGATCTGCTGAAGCTCTTTACCACAATGGAACTAATGCGCTGGAACTCATTGGAGGAGGATTACAGTCAGGAATTGAGAGGAGAATTAGCAGAAAATGCATGCACAGATGTATTTTCCAACACTGAAGAAGGAAACAAAAGATGGAAAGATCTTAAAAACAGAGTAGTGGAACAT AATATTCGAATCATGGCAAAATATTACACACGGATCACAATGAAAAGAATGGCAGAGCTTCTCGATCTTTCCATAAAT GAATCTGAAGAGTTTCTTTCTAATCTGGTGGTAAACAAGACCATCTATGCAAAAGTTGACAGGCTGGCTGGAATTATCAACTTCCAGAGACCCAAGGACCCCAACGATATTCTCAACGACTGGTCACACAAGCTGAACTCTCTGATGTCACTTGTGAACAAAACCACACACCTCATAGCCAAGGAGGAGATGATCCACAACCTTCAGTAA